One genomic segment of Pseudomonas sp. RU47 includes these proteins:
- a CDS encoding MFS transporter, which translates to MQPQTLTGQASLVTPSRKRFFIMVLLFITVVINYLDRSNLSIAAPALTSELGIDPIHVGLIFSAFGWTYAAMQIPGGWLVDRVPPRILYSVALLLWSVATVMLGFAASFIALFVLRMAVGALEAPAYPINSRVVTTWFPERERATAIGFYTSGQFVGLAFLTPVLAWLQHEFGWHMVFVATGAVGIIWAVIWYAVYREPRDFKGANEAEIDLIREGGGLVDIQQETAKVKAKFSWTDLGIVLTKRKLWGIYLGQFCLNSTLWFFLTWFPTYLVKYRGMDFIKSGLLASLPFLAAFIGVLCSGFFSDFLIRRGYTVGFARKLPIIGGLLISTSIIGANFVESTPLVIAFLALAFFGNGLASITWSLVSTLAPARLLGLTGGVFNFIGNLSAIATPIVIGFLASGDSFAPAITYIAVLALIGALSYVLLVGNVERIEL; encoded by the coding sequence ATGCAACCGCAAACCCTCACCGGGCAGGCGTCTTTAGTCACGCCCAGCCGTAAGCGGTTTTTCATCATGGTGTTGCTGTTTATCACCGTGGTCATCAACTACCTCGACCGCAGCAACCTGTCGATTGCCGCGCCGGCGCTGACCAGTGAGCTGGGCATCGATCCGATTCACGTCGGCCTGATCTTCTCTGCGTTCGGCTGGACCTACGCTGCCATGCAGATCCCCGGCGGCTGGCTGGTCGATCGCGTACCGCCGCGCATTCTTTACAGCGTCGCTTTGTTGCTGTGGTCTGTGGCTACGGTGATGCTCGGTTTCGCTGCCAGTTTCATCGCGTTGTTTGTGTTGCGCATGGCGGTCGGTGCGCTGGAAGCGCCGGCGTATCCGATCAACAGCCGCGTGGTCACGACGTGGTTCCCCGAGCGTGAACGCGCCACGGCCATCGGTTTCTACACCTCCGGGCAGTTCGTCGGCCTGGCATTCCTGACCCCGGTGCTGGCCTGGCTGCAACACGAATTCGGCTGGCACATGGTCTTCGTCGCGACCGGCGCGGTGGGCATCATTTGGGCTGTGATCTGGTACGCGGTCTATCGCGAGCCACGGGATTTCAAAGGTGCCAACGAGGCGGAAATCGATCTGATCCGCGAGGGCGGTGGTCTGGTCGATATTCAGCAGGAGACGGCCAAGGTCAAAGCCAAATTCAGCTGGACCGACTTGGGCATCGTGCTGACCAAACGCAAGTTGTGGGGCATCTACCTCGGCCAATTCTGCCTGAACTCGACGCTGTGGTTTTTCCTCACGTGGTTCCCGACCTATCTGGTGAAATATCGCGGCATGGATTTCATCAAGTCCGGCCTGCTGGCGTCGCTGCCGTTTCTCGCCGCGTTTATTGGTGTTTTGTGCTCGGGGTTCTTTTCCGACTTCTTGATCCGTCGCGGCTACACCGTCGGCTTTGCGCGCAAGTTGCCGATCATTGGCGGGTTGCTGATTTCCACCTCGATCATCGGCGCCAATTTTGTTGAATCGACGCCGCTGGTGATTGCCTTTCTGGCGCTGGCGTTTTTCGGCAACGGTCTGGCTTCGATCACCTGGTCGTTGGTGTCAACGTTGGCGCCGGCGCGGCTACTCGGTCTGACCGGCGGGGTGTTCAACTTCATCGGCAACCTGTCGGCAATTGCCACGCCGATCGTCATCGGCTTCCTCGCCAGCGGCGATTCGTTCGCGCCGGCGATCACCTATATCGCGGTTCTCGCATTGATCGGTGCATTGTCCTACGTGCTGTTGGTCGGCAACGTCGAGCGTATCGAGTTGTAG